A segment of the Cheilinus undulatus linkage group 24, ASM1832078v1, whole genome shotgun sequence genome:
TATGTAAGTCCACACCAAAGTTGCTCGATTCCTGAATCCTTCAGGTCGTTAttactcaggtccagctctctgAGACTTGAGGACTGGGAGCTGAGGACTGAGGACAGAGCTTGACAGCTTCTTGCTGAGAGATTACAGccactcagtctgaaacaaaCAGAGGTAgaaataaatgtagtttttcTAAGTACAGACTATTCCAGTACATTCAGAATTGTGCAGCACACCTCCTGACCCAAACCTGCTTCCATGACATCACCCCTGTCCCGAaaaacctccactggctccctgatgttgttttgtcatttgtttgtttgtgttggctttaactgcttttaatATTGTTCTTCAAGAGTTTTActctttttctgtttagtatagtatctgagtttttattaaaaagcacattataaataaaatgtactaTTATTAATATTACTGTTACCAGTGCAGTGTTGAGTTCACCTACAGAGCTTTGTTGGAGACTTTGACCACTGGCAGCAGCCTCAGGAGAGCCTCCTCTGAAGCAGAGTATTTCTTCAGGTCAAACACGTCCAGATCTTCTTCTGATGACAGTAAGATGAAGGCAAGAGCTGACCACTGAGCAGGAGACATATGATCTGCAGAGACACGTCCTGATTTTAGGTACCATTGGATCTGTTCCACTAGAGAACAATCATTCAGTTCATTCAGACAGTGGAACAGATTGATGctcttctctgcagacagatcCTCATCAATCTTTGTCTGGATGTACCGAACTGTTTCCAATCTGGTCTCtgagtcacttcctgtttgtgtcaGCAGATCTTGTAGGAGCTTCTGATTGGTGGTCAGTGACAGACCCACGAGGAAGCGGAGGAACAAGTCCAGGTGTCCATTTGGGCTCAGTAAGGCCTGGTCCACAGCAGCCTGGTATAGCTGTGTCATTGTAGATCTGGATAGTGTCTGATCTTCTTCTGTTAGATTGACTCCAGAGTTGAAGTTCACAAGTTCATTTGGGCTCAGTAAGGCCTGGTCTACAGCATTCTGGTAGAACCATGTCTTTTCAGATCTGGATGGTCTTCGTTTATTTGCCATCAGATTGACTCCAGAGTTGATGAAGGTCAGGTGGACATGAAGAGCAGccagaaactcctgaacacTCAGATGGACGAAGCAGAACACCTTGTCCTGATACAGTCCTATCTCCTCTCTAAAGACCTGTGTGAACACTCCTGAGTACACCGAGGCTGCTCTGATATTGATGCCACACTCTGTCAGGTCTGGTTCATAGAAGATCAGGTTCCCTTTCTGCAGTTGCTCAAAAGCCAGTTTTCCCAGAGACTCGATCATCTTCCTGTTCTCTTGGCTCCAGAGTGGATCAGTCTCAGCTCTTCCATCATACTTGATGCTCTTCAGTTTGCACTGGACCACCAGGAAGTAGATGAACATCTCAGTCAGGGTCTTGGgcagctctcctctctctctggtcTTCAACAGATCCTCCAGAACTgtagcagtgatccagcagaagaccGGGATGTGGCACATGATGTGGAGGCTTCGGGATGTCTTGGTGTGGGAGATGATTGTGCTGGCCTTTTTCTCCTCTCGGAATTTCTTCCTGAAGTACTCCTCCTTCTGAGGGCCAGTGaaccctctgacctctgtcacCATGTCAACACATCCAggagggatctgattggctgccgCAGGTCGTGTGGTTATCCAGAGGTGAGCAGATGGAAGCAGTTTCCCCCTGATGAGGTTTATCAGCAGCACATCCACTGAGGTGGACTCTGTGACATCAGTTAGGATTTCAGTGTTGTTGAAGTCCAGAGGAAGTCGACACTCGTCCAGACCATCAAAGATGAACACGACCTTGAACCCTTCAAACCTGCAGAGTCCTGTTTCTTTGGTTTCAGGGAAGAAGTAATGAATCAGCTCCACCAAGCTgaactttttctctttcagcacattcagctctctgaaagTGAATGGAAATGTGAACTGGATGTCCTGGTTGGCTTTGCCTTCAGCCCAGTCCAGAGTGAACTTCTGGGTTAAGACTGTTTTCCCAATGCCAGCCACGCCCTTTGTCATCActgctctgattggttcattTCTTCCAGGTGGAGCTTTAAAGATgtcttcttgtctgatggttgtTTCTTCTCTGTGTGCTTTCCTGGATAATGTTTCCATCTGTCTGACCTCGTGTTCCTCGTTGACCTCTCCAGTCCCTCCCTCAGTGATGTAGAGCTCTGTGTAGATCTGATTCAGAAGGGTTAGGTTTCCTGCTTTAGTGTTCCCCTCACATACACACTGGAACCTCTCCTTCAGGTTAGACTTGAGTTTATGTTGgctgctcctctgctctccaAATTCACTCATGGAGTCTGGGTCTGTTTGATGCTGCTTGGACTGATCATTGAAGAACTCTGTTGTTTCCAGCTGAcctctgtagaaaaaaaaatcaggtttaaGGACATTTAATGACAGAGTTTGAGAGGTCAACAACATGGCCCAGTGTAAATGTAGGAGGTTTAAATGATAATCACATTTACTATGGTAGGGATGTTTGCTCATTGACAGAGATCACTGCTTCAATAACTAACCCCCTAACACCTCTTACTTAAACCCCATTGGCTTAAAGGAGGTTTCTGAATGCTTGGCTGTCTGCTGTGGTGGCCCCTCTACTCAAACATGGAGAACCTCCTCTAGTTGTCAACCTCAGGCTACTTTACAGAGCTACAACTACCCTTGGAAGAACTTGGAGGTGCCATCCCTCATCCTGACCATGTCATACTTGACTGTAAACTGCCCTAATGTCTGCTGGAGGTCCCTGGCTGAGGACACCAACAGAACCACACCATCTGCAACAAGTAGAGATGATTCTGAGTCCCCCAAACCAGAATGTGTCTGACTTTGCTCTAAGAGGATCCATCACCTGATCTGTAGGGATGAGTTCGgaaatctggtaccaacatgGCACCAGTTCCTAAATGGCAATCAAAACACagattttggtgcttcattttggtacccCACTATTCCAGTGCAACCCTCTGCCAGTCCAAATGAAAGGCACTAAGTACCTTTTCCTGGCTCAAACTGAGGCAGAGCTGGTACCATTCTGATCACGTTCACTTTGACCtttctgggggggggggcttgttCCCCGGGGAGAAAAAGTTGTTCTAAAGGTAATGACAGCAATTGACTTCTTGAGGGTAGCATCCTTAAATCCCCCAGAACTTTTCAACAATCTTTtgtctacagcagtgatactcaacatgtggctctggagccacatgtggctcatttattccatttttttagcccatttttgccacttctatatgtcacttttagcccattttagacacttttgtcctgctttttgcaatattttgcccctttttctcacttttttccactcttctccaatttaagctgcctttcGCGATTAAATACCACCTGTTTCCCATGTTGCTACTTACTGATGCTGTTTTAGTCCATGTTAAttacttttaattcatttttgtcacatttttgtcactttgggaccattttttgccacctttaactcattttttggtcactttccatccattttgaTCACTTcccacccacttttgccactttctgctagtgtttgccgcttttagcccatttttgccacctcattctgtcacttttcacccatttttgcatttgatCCTACTTCTTGCAATtctttgcccccttttgcctttttttgccacttcttgcccatttaagctgcctatTGCAATTagatgccactttttgcccatttttctcacctttttttctgggTTTCCCCCAggttagtcacttttcactcattgtttgccatgtttttgccactttggaaccatttttgccaccattaactgattttttggtcacttcccacccatttttgccactttttctcccagtgcTTGCCGCTGTTTGACCAGTTTTGATACCTTAAACCTATTTTAatagccacttttcactactttttgtGTTGTGGCTATTGCAAATGaatttttggctctttggttgagcagggttgagtaacactggtctacaGTGTAAATAATCTCATTAGCTTTTATATTGTTATGACAGTAATTCTAAACAGAGTACATCTATTAATTCAATAATTCGGTCTTAATGTGAGAGTTATGCTGTCGCAAAGGCTAAGCCAACCCTTTAAGCCCCCGAGGCGCTGCAGCTGGACTTAAATAACTGATGTACGGATAGACTTAACCATGTCTGATCAAAGAGTCTGAGACAATATGTATGTTTTAACACTGGTCATTCATTGCTCCTCCACTACAGTATGTCTTTAAACTGTAATCATCATTCAAACATTTCACCAGCACCAGGTCAACAACTGTTTACCTTCAGGTGGAACACCTGTCCAGACAAAGATCTGTTCCTGTTTACAGAAACTAGCCCTCATAGGCTCATACAGCTGTCTTATATCAGACcacataaaataaattatttctcAAGGAACAAAAGATTTATTTGGGATCCACTGGGTTTCATAAGGCCCTCTAACTTCACTGTCTGTGGGCCCCTAGGACTCACCATACTCATTTTGGTACCCCAACTGTCACTCTATTCTATAATTTCTTACCTTCCATCTGCAGGCTGTTTGAAGTTAACAATAGGATGATTAGATCGGTCACTCTTTATGGACAAACAGCTGGGTTCATGAGAGTCTGGGCTCAGCTCCATCCTGATACTGAAAAACAACATGGTGTGTTTTAAGCTGCTGTGaaacagtgatgatgatgatgatgatgatgatgaagattgAGGAAGAATACCCTGACTGATCAGCAGTCGATcatactttttttctttctttttacagtttatttaaatttcaaagacagacacaacacacaagcacaaaacAGAACATCacagtacaaaacaatacaTAACATTTTGCCAGAGTAGTTTAACTTGCATCAATATAATAGCTTGTTCAGGAAATCATGATCCTTATTTCTTACAGGGGTTTTCTGCCTTTTGATAAGACAATTCAAATAAATGTACCTGATTTTgcattcaataaataaataaggggAAATTCATAAATCAGGTTAAATGCATCTTGTTTATGCATTCTCTTATTAAAGTCCATGGTTCATCTAAGTCATCTCTATAAAGTCCCTGCAAGGTTGAGGCTGCACGCT
Coding sequences within it:
- the LOC121506230 gene encoding NLR family CARD domain-containing protein 3-like, with product MKRQRSNSPEPSCASMKSDQSEDDIVNIKQPAVKCIRMEPSSDSPEPSCVSIKSDRSNHPIVNFKQPADGSIRMEPSSDSPEPSCVSIKSDRSNHPIVNFKQPADGSIRMELSPDSHEPSCLSIKSDRSNHPIVNFKQPADGRGQLETTEFFNDQSKQHQTDPDSMSEFGEQRSSQHKLKSNLKERFQCVCEGNTKAGNLTLLNQIYTELYITEGGTGEVNEEHEVRQMETLSRKAHREETTIRQEDIFKAPPGRNEPIRAVMTKGVAGIGKTVLTQKFTLDWAEGKANQDIQFTFPFTFRELNVLKEKKFSLVELIHYFFPETKETGLCRFEGFKVVFIFDGLDECRLPLDFNNTEILTDVTESTSVDVLLINLIRGKLLPSAHLWITTRPAAANQIPPGCVDMVTEVRGFTGPQKEEYFRKKFREEKKASTIISHTKTSRSLHIMCHIPVFCWITATVLEDLLKTRERGELPKTLTEMFIYFLVVQCKLKSIKYDGRAETDPLWSQENRKMIESLGKLAFEQLQKGNLIFYEPDLTECGINIRAASVYSGVFTQVFREEIGLYQDKVFCFVHLSVQEFLAALHVHLTFINSGVNLMANKRRPSRSEKTWFYQNAVDQALLSPNELVNFNSGVNLTEEDQTLSRSTMTQLYQAAVDQALLSPNGHLDLFLRFLVGLSLTTNQKLLQDLLTQTGSDSETRLETVRYIQTKIDEDLSAEKSINLFHCLNELNDCSLVEQIQWYLKSGRVSADHMSPAQWSALAFILLSSEEDLDVFDLKKYSASEEALLRLLPVVKVSNKALLSGCNLSARSCQALSSVLSSQSSSLRELDLSNNDLKDSGIEQLWCGLTYPHSKLESLRLSGCNLSERSCRFLSSVLSSSSLRVLDLSNNNLQDSGVELLCGRLRDPHSSLETLRLSGCNLSKRGCGALSSVLSYSSLRDLDLSNNDLQDSGVTLLSSGLESPHCRLDSLSLSGCLVSEEGCYSLASALNSSCLKELDLSFNHPGERGEKLLSTLKEDPCCSLETLRLDHGGQHRLKPGVKKYACELEVDTNTVDRRLKLSDNRTVSWVEKDQPYPDHPDRFDCQQLLCQTGLTGRCYWEVEWREWVRVSMSYRGIRRGGYRDECMFGHNDQSWSLSCSHDGYINCHNNRKVFIPSSSSLSSGRVAVYLDHPAGSLVFYSVSSDSLIHLHTFKTTFTEPLYPGFCLGEGASVSL